The window AGTGAGACTGCGGTCATGCTTGCCACCGTCATCGTTACCGTGGCCACGCATAACCTCGCCTACGGGGTCATCGTCGGTGTGCTCACTGCAATGGTGCTCTTCGCCCGACGGGTCGCCCACTTCACTGAAGTCGTCGACGTCGCCGACCCCGACCCCGATACCCGGGTGTACGCCGTGCAGGGCGAACTGTTCTTCGCCTCAAGCAACGACCTGATCTACCAGTTCGACTACGTTGGCGACCCGAAGAACGTGATCATCGACATGAGCGGCTCACACATCTGGGACGCCTCCACTGTCGCTACCCTTGACGCCATCACGACCAAGTACCAGGCAAAAGGCAAGACTGCCAACATTATCGGACTCAACGACAGCAGCGCCGAGCGGCATCAACGTCTTAGCGGACACCTCGCCGGCACACACTGACCACGAAAGGGCCACCAGTGACCGCCGAGGAGACCGAGCACTTCCAGATCGGTGAAGTCGCCGCAGCCACCGAGCTATCGGTCAAGACCATCCGCCACTACGACGATGTCGGTTTGGTAGCCCCCTCGGCGCGCTCCGCCGGAGGCTTCCGCCTCTACACTCGCACCGACATCGACAGGCTTCTAGTCATCCGCCGCATGAAGCCTCTTGGTTTCAGCCTCGACGACATGCGCGCCCTACTGGCCGCACAAGACGTACTCGCGCTCCCAGGCGCTCACAACCACGAGCGTCATGCGGCACTGAGTATCATCACCGAGTTCCGCGGCCGCGCCGAAGAGGCCTGCCGCAAGCTGGAGCGGCAGGTCGAGTATGCCCGCGAACTAACCGCTCAACTCGCTGACCAGATCGGCGCCAAGCAGCGCTCCTGATCCCGTTGCATCTGTTCGATATGCAGTGCTTTACCGGACATAATCCCTAATCGGCGCTAAACGGGGGCGAGTGTAATTGCTAGGCAGTGGATTTGGATTGGACGCGGTCTTCAGTGAAGTATTCGACGGACTTCTCGTGACCCCGGCAGTACGGTCGCGGGCGCTGTTCACGAGCACACCGAGACGCCGGCGCGCGGCAATGGTGGGCGACTGCGATCGGCTTCGGCTATCATCTTCATCGGGCGATGGATCTCCGCCCGGATACCGTCGAATCGGTATCTGAACCGCCTCGACCGAGGCTGATGGCTCCTTTCCGATACGGAAGGAGTCTGCCCTGTGAACGACCGACATGATCCCGCCTCGCCGTTGTCGATCGACCCCGACAGTCCCCCGCTGCCCGCCGCCACACCCCTGCATTTCAGTCCCGCCGCGGTCGCCGCGGTCGCCGCAGGCGGTGTGGCTGGTACGTGGCTGCGGTATCAACTCGGCGTCTGGTTTCCCCACACGGCGGGCACGTGGCCGGCTACGACGTTCGTCATCAACATCGGCGGCGCGTTCCTCCTCGGTCTCCTCCTCGAAGCGTTGAGCAGGCTCGGGCCCGACACCCGCTGGCGGCAACGGGCTCGCCTGGCGGGGGGGACCGGCCTGCTGGGCACATTCACCACCTACAGTGCCCTCGCAGTTGACACCACCGAACTCTTGCGCGACCAGCTCACCGCCGCAGCGGTGGCCTATGCGTTAGGCACCGTCGTCGCCGGCGTGGTTGCTGCGGTCGCCGGTATCGCGGTCGGAGCGCGTGTACGCGGCTCGGAGGAGAGGCGGTGACGCCGTTGTGGATTGTGCTGTCCGGAAGCTTCGGCGCCGTGAGCAGGTTCGTCCTCGACGGTGTAGTCAGAACGCGTATTCGCGGCGAGTTTCCCTGGGCGACGTCGCTGATCAACGTGACCGGATCGCTAATCCTTGGATTCGTCACAGGTCTCGTGCTTTTCCACGGCGCGCCCGACGACGTGCAGCTGATCGTCGGTGTCGGATTCTGCGGCGGCTACACCACATTCAGTACGGCGAGTTTCGAAACGGTGCAACTGATCCAGCGCGGACGCTACGGGGCCGGCGCGGTGAACGCTTTCGGTTCGTTGGCTGTCACTATCGCCGCGGGCGGCGCGGGCCTCGCACTCGCTGGTCTATGAGGAGGCGCGATGACCGACCACCATCACCATCAGACGGACCCGACGGACCCGCCACCGCGGGAAAAGCTGCGGGACTGGCGAAGCCCCCTATACGTGGACGGTCCCAGTGCCGGTGAACCCGACTGCCATTTGGTCGTCGGCTTCGATCGACATCCCGCCAGCCACACCGCGTTGACGTACGCGATTAACCTCGCCGCACGCCTCGACGGATACCTGCACGTCGCGCACATCGTCGACAACGACGATCTGCCGATCGACCCGGACAGCGACGATTGGGAACAACGCATCGCCGATGCCGTCGAATCCGAACGCGTCGATGCCTGCACTATATTGGCCGAGAGCCGCGGGAACTGGACCTACTACTCGCGGGAAGGAACACCTTCCCACCTGCTGACCGCCATCGCAGACGCCAATGACGCTCTGATGATCGTTATCGGCGCTTCCCGCGGCGGCGTCATGTCGCTGATGGAGCGTTTCCTTGGCGAATCGGTGTCCTCCGCCCTGGTCCATCACGCCCGGCGTCCGGTGTTGCTGGTGCCCGCCGCGCACTGACCGCCGCAGCGATGGATACCGACGACACCGGTCGCGAGGACGCTCAGAATCGGCGATGGCTCACCCCCGGCGTCCTTGGCATCGGTGCCTCGCTGTTCAGCGACTCGAGCAGCGATACGCCGGAGGATCATCCAGGGCCGCGTACTCAGATGGGCAGTCACAACAGCTCACTTTGCCACGAGTGCTCCTGTGGCGTGGCACTTGGCTAGCGGGCGAGTTCGTAAGCTGTCTGCAGTCGTCGCACGTGCTCTCGGGCCTGGTGCAGCTCGCGGCCGGGCAGACCGTCGTCCTGCCCGGAGAGGAGGCAGCGACCGCTCGCCTGGTGACCGCAGCGGCAGCCTCTCTGACTCTGCTCACGCGCCAGATCGCCGACGTAGACAAACAGATCGCCGAGGCTACGGGTCGGCGCCGCCACGCTCGCATATCGCAGTCGGTCCCGGGTATCGGGACGATCGGAAGTGTCGAACTGATTTCCTACACCGGGGGTGACCTCGAATCCTTCGGATCAGCAGCCAAACTTGCCGCATACGCCGGACTCGCCCCAGTGCTCCATGACTCCGGAAACCGGCATGGAGTCCTTCGACGACCGCAGCGCTATCACCGCGGACTACGCAAGGTCTTCTACATGGCCGCCCTCAGCAGCGCCCAGTGCGACGGCCCGTCGCGCGAGTTCTACCAACGTAAGCGCACTGAGAAACGCTCACACGGCCACGCCCTCATTGCACTGGCGAGACGGCTGGTAGACGTCGTGTGCGCTGATCCGCGACAACCGAGAATGGACACCCACGCCGAACCCACGCTTAGCGTCAACGGCCGCCTGGGCTATCGCCGACGGTGCCGGTTCAGCAGCACCCTGTGGTGGCGCTGAGAACGCTGCGTAGCGCTTCCAATGACTCTGGCCGTGCGTGGTAGTAGACGTTCATTCCTCGTCGGTCAGGTGCGACCATGCCGGCCTTGCGGAGTTGCCCCAGGTGGTGGCTTGTGGTGGCTTCGGTGAGGCCGACCGCGGTCGCGAGGTCGCAGGTGCAGATCCCGTTCCCGGTGTCGGCGAGCAGGATCGAGACGAGTTTGATCCGGACGGGATCGGCCAGCGCCTTGAGCCGCAGAGCGATTTCTAGGGCGGTGTCGTCATCGAGCGGGGCCGCGGATACCGGCGCGCAGCAGATCGGGGCACTGATGTCGACCATCGGCAAGGTCTTCGGCATGACCCAACCCTACCCTCGTCCTTGACATATGTCGAAAAGGTGGGCACCCTGCATGGTGACCGTAGTTCGATATATGTCTCACAGGTGAAGGTGATGGTCATGTCCCGTATGCAGCTCGCGCTCAATGTCGATGATCTCGATACCGCGATCGAGTTCTACTCCAAGCTGTTCAGCACCACCCCGGCCAAGCGCAAGCCGGGATACGCCAACTTCGCGATCGTCGAGCCGCCACTGAAGCTGGTCCTGCTGGAGAATCCCGGCCAGGGCGGCACGATCAACCATCTCGGCGTCGAGGTGGAGTCCAGCGAGAAGGTGCACGCTGAGATCGCCCGCCTGTCCGGCGAGGGCCTGTTCACGCAGGAGGAGATCAACTCCACCTGTTGTTTCGCGACGCAGGACAAGGTGTGGGTGACCGGGCCGGCGAAGGAGAAGTGGGAGGTCTACACCGTGCTGGCTGATTCCGACACTTTCGGCACCAGCCCGAAAGTGTTGGAGCAGAACGCTGTTGATGGCGCCGAGCAGGGTTCGGTGTGCTGCGGCGGCAACGCCGCCGAACCGGCTCAGGAGCGCACGGCCTGCTGCTGAGGGGTCGCGGCTCGCGCTCTCGCCTACCGTGCGATGCGGTCGGCGAGGGTGCGGATCCGGTTGGTGATGTCGTCGCGGATCAGCCGCATCCGTTCGATACCGTCGATGCCCCGTTCGGAGGGTTCGTCGGTGTTCCACACCTCGAGGGCGACGCCGTCGGGTGGGGTGACGTCGGCGGTGCCGACCACCACGACGAGGTCCGCAGCTTGCATTAGGTCGTCGGTCAGTTGGCGCGGTTGATGTCCGGCGACGTCGGCGCCGACTTCGGCGAGTACCTGGGCGGACAGCTCGTTGACCTGGCCGCCGATTTTCGCGCTGGTGCCGGCCGAGGACGGGGTGATCCGGTCGGTGACTGTCGGTGTGAGGTGTTCGGCCATCACCGATTTGCCGCGGTTGGACACGCACACGAACAGCACCTGCGGTGGTGTGCTCACTGGCCGACCTGCTGATCGGCGGGTACCAGTTCGTTGAGCAGGTCCGCGACGAGTCCGCGGATCTGATCGCGGATCGGGCGGACCGCGTCGATGCCTTGGCCGGCTGGGTCGTCGAGGGCCCAGTCCCGGTAGCTGACGCCGGGGAACACCGGGCATGCATCGCCACAGCCCATGGTGATCACCACGTCGGAGGATTCGACGGTGTCGGGGGTGAAGATTCTCGGTGACTGTGCGGAGATGTCGATACCGGCTTCGGCCATCGCCTCGACAGCGGCCGGGTTGATCGAGTCAGCTGGGGCTGATCCGGCGGAGCGGACCTCGACCCTGCCCTGGCTCAAGGCGGTGAGGAAGCCTGCGGCCATCTGCGATCGGCCAGCGTTGTGGACACACACAAACAGCACACTAGGCCGAGAGGAAGACATGAGACACAAGCCCTTTCAGCTGTGAAGGAACATCAGATACGTCACACACGTTCGGTGGTGAGTTCGGTGAGAAGAGCACGAACTCGGGCGTCAAGGTCGTCGCGGATCGCGCGAACCTCGTCGAGGGGACGGCCCTGGGGGTCTGAGACCGTCCAGTCCAGATAGCGTTTGCCGGGATAGATCGCGCACGCGTCGCCGCAGCCCATCGACACCACCACGTCGGCGGCGGCGACTACATCGTCGGTGAGCGGTTTGGGGTACTGCGTGCCCAAGTCGACGCCGATCTCGGTCATTGCTTCGACGACGGTCGGGTTGATCGAGTGCGCGGGTGCCGATCCGGCTGAGCGCACGTGTACCCGCCCGGCCGCGTGGTGGGTCAACAATCCGGCGGCCATCTGCGAGCGGCCGGCGTTCTGCACGCAGACGAAGAGAACCTCGGGCACATCCTTGGGTACCGCCCCCGCCGCCTGGGCCAGGGCGCGTAACCGATCAGCCGCGAATCGTCCCGCCAAGGTCGTCAGATGTGCGTGCACCCGGGAGGTGCGCCGTAACGCGGTGTAGGACTCAAACACACAGCGTTCCACCGTCTGGCGAGACACCACACCCTCGTACTTGGCGGCCAGGTCAGCGGCAGTGCGGGCGAGCACGGTATGGGGCATCAACAGCTCGGGTTGGGCGCGGTGTTCGCCGCGACTCAGTTGCCCGTTCAACACATTCTCAGGCATCGGGAACGGGCTCCTTCGATACATCTGGGCTGGAGGCGGTGGTCGGGCTGGTGAAGCGTTTCCGCAGTGCCAGGGACACGTAGACGAGGGCAACGAGGACGGGCACTTCGATGAGTGGGCCGATGACTCCGGCCAGGGCCTGGCCGGAGGTTGCACCGTAGGTGGCGATCGCGACGGCTATCGCGAGTTCGAAGTTGTTGCCGGCGGCGGTGAACGCGAGCGTGGTGGTGCGTTCGTAACCGAGCCCCATCGCGGCGCCGAGGACGAATCCGCCGCCCCACATAACCGCGAAGTAGATCAGCAGCGGGAGCGCGATCCGCACGACGTCCCAGGGTTGCGAGGTGATCTGTTCGCCCTGTAAGGCGAACAGGATGACGATGGTGAAGAGCAGCCCGTAGAGGGCCCACGGACCGAGTCGCGGGAGGAACGAGGATTCGTACCAGTCGCGGCCTTTGGTTCGCTCGCCGATGCGGCGGGTCAAATAGCCGGCGACCAGGGGGATTCCGAGGAAGATCAGGACCGATTTCGCGATCTGCCACGGCGAGGTGTCGATGGTGGTCTGTTCCAGGCCGAGCCATCCGGGTAGCACCGAGAGGTAGAACCAGCCCAGCACGGCGAACATGATTACCTGGAACACCGAGTTGAGTGCGACGAGGACGGCCGCGGCTTCGCGGTCGCCGCAGGCCAGGTCGTTCCAGATGATGACCATCGCGATGCATCGGGCCAGACCGACGATGATCAGTCCGGTCCGGTACTCCGGTAGGTCGGGGAGCAGGAGCCAGGCCAGCGCGAACATCAACGCGGGTCCGACGATCCAGTTCAGCAGCAGCGATCCCAGCAGCAGGCGACGATCGCCGGTGACCGAGTCGAGTCGGTCGTAGCGCACCTTGGCCAGCACCGGATACATCATGATCAGCAGTCCGAGGGCGATCGGCAGCGAGATGCCGTCGAGTTCGACCGCCGCCAAAGTGTCACCCAGGCCGGGGACGACTCGACCGAGCAGCAGTCCGGCGACCATCGCGGCGCCGATCCACACCGGCAGAAACCGGTCCAGCGTCGACAACTTGCCCGCGACCGCGGTGTCGGTGGCGGTCACTGGTCCGCCTCACACGACCGCGTTTCCCCCACGACCGTGGCGAGATCCCGCAGCAGGTCCGACAGTTGTTGCAGCGCTTCGGTGTTCACGCGGTAGTACACCCAGGTCGCGCGGCGCTCGCTGGTCACCAGACCCGCCTGGCGCAGCACCTTCAGGTGATGCGAGATCGTCGGCTGCGACAGCTCGAACGGTCCCGAGATGTCGCACACGCACGCCTCGCCGCCCGGATGCGCAGCGACCTCCGACAGCAACCGCAG of the Gordonia sp. KTR9 genome contains:
- a CDS encoding arsenate reductase ArsC; translated protein: MPENVLNGQLSRGEHRAQPELLMPHTVLARTAADLAAKYEGVVSRQTVERCVFESYTALRRTSRVHAHLTTLAGRFAADRLRALAQAAGAVPKDVPEVLFVCVQNAGRSQMAAGLLTHHAAGRVHVRSAGSAPAHSINPTVVEAMTEIGVDLGTQYPKPLTDDVVAAADVVVSMGCGDACAIYPGKRYLDWTVSDPQGRPLDEVRAIRDDLDARVRALLTELTTERV
- a CDS encoding ArsR/SmtB family transcription factor is translated as MSNKNLLLPPGRGLSSVETGAVTPLLKALADPVRLRLLSEVAAHPGGEACVCDISGPFELSQPTISHHLKVLRQAGLVTSERRATWVYYRVNTEALQQLSDLLRDLATVVGETRSCEADQ
- a CDS encoding arsenate-mycothiol transferase ArsC gives rise to the protein MSTPPQVLFVCVSNRGKSVMAEHLTPTVTDRITPSSAGTSAKIGGQVNELSAQVLAEVGADVAGHQPRQLTDDLMQAADLVVVVGTADVTPPDGVALEVWNTDEPSERGIDGIERMRLIRDDITNRIRTLADRIAR
- a CDS encoding universal stress protein, with the protein product MTDHHHHQTDPTDPPPREKLRDWRSPLYVDGPSAGEPDCHLVVGFDRHPASHTALTYAINLAARLDGYLHVAHIVDNDDLPIDPDSDDWEQRIADAVESERVDACTILAESRGNWTYYSREGTPSHLLTAIADANDALMIVIGASRGGVMSLMERFLGESVSSALVHHARRPVLLVPAAH
- a CDS encoding MerR family transcriptional regulator, translated to MTAEETEHFQIGEVAAATELSVKTIRHYDDVGLVAPSARSAGGFRLYTRTDIDRLLVIRRMKPLGFSLDDMRALLAAQDVLALPGAHNHERHAALSIITEFRGRAEEACRKLERQVEYARELTAQLADQIGAKQRS
- the arsB gene encoding ACR3 family arsenite efflux transporter, with the protein product MTATDTAVAGKLSTLDRFLPVWIGAAMVAGLLLGRVVPGLGDTLAAVELDGISLPIALGLLIMMYPVLAKVRYDRLDSVTGDRRLLLGSLLLNWIVGPALMFALAWLLLPDLPEYRTGLIIVGLARCIAMVIIWNDLACGDREAAAVLVALNSVFQVIMFAVLGWFYLSVLPGWLGLEQTTIDTSPWQIAKSVLIFLGIPLVAGYLTRRIGERTKGRDWYESSFLPRLGPWALYGLLFTIVILFALQGEQITSQPWDVVRIALPLLIYFAVMWGGGFVLGAAMGLGYERTTTLAFTAAGNNFELAIAVAIATYGATSGQALAGVIGPLIEVPVLVALVYVSLALRKRFTSPTTASSPDVSKEPVPDA
- a CDS encoding arsenate reductase ArsC is translated as MSSSRPSVLFVCVHNAGRSQMAAGFLTALSQGRVEVRSAGSAPADSINPAAVEAMAEAGIDISAQSPRIFTPDTVESSDVVITMGCGDACPVFPGVSYRDWALDDPAGQGIDAVRPIRDQIRGLVADLLNELVPADQQVGQ
- the crcB gene encoding fluoride efflux transporter CrcB — encoded protein: MTPLWIVLSGSFGAVSRFVLDGVVRTRIRGEFPWATSLINVTGSLILGFVTGLVLFHGAPDDVQLIVGVGFCGGYTTFSTASFETVQLIQRGRYGAGAVNAFGSLAVTIAAGGAGLALAGL
- a CDS encoding FluC/FEX family fluoride channel, with amino-acid sequence MNDRHDPASPLSIDPDSPPLPAATPLHFSPAAVAAVAAGGVAGTWLRYQLGVWFPHTAGTWPATTFVINIGGAFLLGLLLEALSRLGPDTRWRQRARLAGGTGLLGTFTTYSALAVDTTELLRDQLTAAAVAYALGTVVAGVVAAVAGIAVGARVRGSEERR
- a CDS encoding Rv2640c family ArsR-like transcriptional regulator codes for the protein MPKTLPMVDISAPICCAPVSAAPLDDDTALEIALRLKALADPVRIKLVSILLADTGNGICTCDLATAVGLTEATTSHHLGQLRKAGMVAPDRRGMNVYYHARPESLEALRSVLSATTGCC
- a CDS encoding ArsI/CadI family heavy metal resistance metalloenzyme; protein product: MSRMQLALNVDDLDTAIEFYSKLFSTTPAKRKPGYANFAIVEPPLKLVLLENPGQGGTINHLGVEVESSEKVHAEIARLSGEGLFTQEEINSTCCFATQDKVWVTGPAKEKWEVYTVLADSDTFGTSPKVLEQNAVDGAEQGSVCCGGNAAEPAQERTACC